A genome region from Stenotrophomonas maltophilia includes the following:
- a CDS encoding (2,3-dihydroxybenzoyl)adenylate synthase, with the protein MNASPDSSRLPLQQVWPDDLAAHYREAGHWRGETFPAFLRERAERYADDIAVVARDVRLSYAQLWHEAGRIGAGLLALGVRPGERVLVQLGNSAGFITTVCGLFRAGLVPVYALPAHRITELVHFASKAEASAYITTDLHDGFDHRTLARALQAEVPAIREVVIDGDAQEFTALEMLQGDRGQLPADPDPQSVAFLQISGGSTGLSKLIPRTHDDYIYSFRASNAICGIDRDSVYLVALPAAHNFPMSSPGFFGALYAGARVVLSPGPGPDAAFPLIARERVTCCGLVPPLALLWAQAAATSRHDLSSLQVLQVGGAKLVPEAARRVIDGLGCTLQQVFGMAEGLVNYTRLDDPEELIVACQGRPISPDDEVRVVDDHDQPVAEGEVGHLLTRGPYTIRGYHNDAVANARSFTDDGFYRTGDRVQQLPGGYLVVQGRAGDHINRAGEKISAEEIEDHLLAHPGVFDAAVVSIPDEYLGERSCAFVIAQGEPFKAPALKSWMRGRGLAAFKVPDQIVFVDSFDTTAVGKISRRELRAQLRARHLQQTGGTR; encoded by the coding sequence ATGAACGCTTCCCCTGATTCTTCCCGCCTGCCCCTGCAGCAGGTGTGGCCTGATGACCTGGCCGCCCATTACCGCGAGGCAGGGCATTGGCGCGGCGAGACCTTCCCGGCGTTCCTGCGTGAGCGCGCGGAGCGCTACGCCGACGACATCGCGGTGGTCGCCCGTGATGTCCGCCTGAGCTACGCGCAGCTATGGCACGAGGCCGGGCGCATCGGCGCGGGCCTGCTGGCACTCGGCGTGCGGCCGGGCGAGCGGGTGCTGGTGCAGCTGGGCAACAGCGCGGGGTTCATCACTACGGTCTGTGGCCTGTTCCGTGCCGGGCTGGTGCCGGTGTACGCGTTGCCGGCGCACCGCATCACCGAGCTGGTGCACTTCGCCAGCAAGGCCGAAGCCAGTGCCTACATCACGACCGACCTGCATGATGGCTTCGATCACCGTACGTTGGCGCGGGCGCTGCAGGCTGAAGTGCCAGCGATTCGCGAGGTGGTGATCGATGGCGATGCACAGGAGTTCACGGCGCTGGAGATGCTGCAGGGCGATCGCGGCCAATTGCCGGCCGATCCGGATCCGCAGTCGGTGGCGTTCCTGCAGATTTCCGGTGGCAGCACCGGGCTGTCCAAGCTGATTCCACGCACGCACGATGATTACATCTACTCGTTCCGTGCCAGCAACGCTATCTGCGGCATCGACCGCGACAGCGTGTATCTGGTCGCGCTGCCGGCCGCGCACAACTTCCCGATGAGTTCGCCGGGCTTCTTCGGTGCGTTGTACGCCGGTGCCCGCGTGGTGCTCAGCCCCGGCCCCGGACCGGATGCGGCCTTCCCGCTGATCGCACGGGAGCGGGTGACCTGCTGTGGCCTGGTGCCGCCGCTGGCGTTGCTGTGGGCGCAGGCCGCCGCCACCAGCAGGCATGACCTGTCCAGCCTGCAGGTACTGCAGGTGGGCGGCGCCAAGCTGGTGCCGGAAGCCGCGCGGCGGGTGATCGACGGCCTCGGCTGTACCTTGCAGCAGGTATTCGGCATGGCCGAAGGGCTGGTGAACTACACCCGCCTGGATGATCCGGAAGAACTGATCGTGGCCTGCCAGGGGCGACCGATCAGTCCGGATGATGAAGTGCGCGTGGTCGATGACCATGACCAGCCGGTGGCCGAAGGCGAGGTGGGGCATCTGCTCACCCGTGGCCCGTACACCATCCGTGGCTACCACAACGATGCGGTGGCCAATGCGCGCTCGTTCACCGACGACGGCTTCTATCGCACCGGCGACCGCGTACAGCAGCTGCCCGGAGGCTACCTGGTGGTGCAGGGCCGTGCAGGTGACCACATCAACCGCGCCGGCGAGAAGATCTCCGCCGAGGAGATCGAGGACCACCTGCTGGCCCACCCCGGCGTGTTCGACGCCGCCGTGGTCTCCATTCCCGATGAGTATCTGGGCGAGCGCAGCTGTGCGTTCGTGATCGCGCAGGGCGAACCGTTCAAGGCCCCGGCGCTGAAATCCTGGATGCGCGGGCGCGGCTTGGCGGCGTTCAAGGTGCCGGACCAGATCGTGTTCGTCGACAGCTTCGATACCACTGCGGTCGGCAAGATCAGTCGCCGCGAACTGCGCGCGCAGCTGCGTGCGCGTCATCTGCAACAGACAGGAGGAACGCGCTGA
- a CDS encoding isochorismatase family protein, with product MALPRITDYPLPTAAELPQARGPWRPQRDRVALLVHDMQRYFLAAFDAGNAPLRPAVDNIARLLAHCRAHGIPVFYTAQHGDQDRRDRGLQADLWGPGMRRSADHEPIIEALAPQPGEHVLMKHRYSAFQRSNLETLMRVRGRDQLLVTGVYAHIGCTATVVEAFQRDIEAFIAADAVADFSRADHDQALQWIARTCGVPMTTDQLLEVL from the coding sequence ATGGCGCTGCCCCGTATCACCGACTATCCCTTGCCGACTGCCGCCGAACTGCCGCAGGCGCGTGGACCATGGCGCCCGCAGCGCGATCGTGTCGCTTTGCTGGTGCACGACATGCAGCGCTACTTCCTGGCCGCGTTTGACGCTGGCAACGCCCCGCTGCGGCCGGCCGTGGACAATATCGCACGCCTGCTGGCGCACTGCCGCGCGCACGGTATTCCGGTGTTCTACACCGCCCAGCATGGCGACCAGGACCGCCGTGATCGCGGCTTGCAGGCTGACCTGTGGGGGCCAGGCATGCGCCGCAGTGCCGACCACGAGCCGATCATCGAAGCGCTGGCACCGCAGCCGGGGGAGCACGTGCTGATGAAGCACCGCTACAGCGCCTTCCAGCGCAGCAACCTGGAGACGCTGATGCGGGTACGTGGGCGCGACCAGCTGCTGGTGACCGGCGTGTACGCCCATATCGGCTGTACCGCGACCGTGGTCGAGGCCTTCCAGCGTGACATCGAGGCCTTCATCGCCGCCGATGCGGTGGCGGACTTCTCGCGCGCCGACCACGATCAGGCGCTGCAATGGATCGCGCGCACCTGCGGCGTGCCGATGACCACCGACCAGCTGCTGGAGGTGCTGTGA
- a CDS encoding 2,3-dihydro-2,3-dihydroxybenzoate dehydrogenase, with protein sequence MQLTGFEGRVALVTGASGGIGEALVRLLAEAGCTVVATDREAPRVVDTRVKSLALDVTDSAAVDALVDQVESSIGPIMLAASVAGVLHVGGVTGTTDDDWRRVFAVNADGVFHVGRALARVMSPRRQGAIVTVSSNAAGVPRHGMAAYAASKAAATMFTRCLGLELAPLGIRCNIVAPGSTLTRMQTGMWLDEHGAERVIAGNLQTYKAGIPLRKLATPEDIAHSVMFLLSEQAGHVAMSDLYVDGGATLRG encoded by the coding sequence ATGCAGTTGACCGGTTTCGAGGGCCGCGTAGCGTTGGTTACGGGTGCATCCGGCGGCATTGGCGAGGCGTTGGTACGGCTGTTGGCCGAGGCCGGCTGCACCGTGGTAGCGACCGATCGCGAGGCACCGCGCGTGGTAGATACCCGGGTGAAGTCGCTCGCACTCGATGTAACCGACAGCGCCGCCGTGGACGCCTTGGTGGATCAGGTCGAGTCCAGCATCGGGCCGATCATGCTGGCCGCCAGCGTGGCCGGCGTACTGCATGTGGGTGGCGTCACCGGGACCACCGACGACGACTGGCGCCGGGTGTTTGCAGTCAATGCCGATGGCGTGTTCCATGTCGGAAGGGCGTTGGCGCGGGTGATGTCACCGCGTCGGCAGGGCGCGATTGTCACCGTCAGTTCGAATGCGGCCGGCGTGCCGAGGCACGGCATGGCCGCCTATGCGGCCTCCAAGGCCGCTGCCACGATGTTTACCCGCTGCCTCGGGCTGGAACTGGCGCCGCTGGGCATCCGCTGCAACATCGTTGCCCCGGGTTCAACACTGACCCGGATGCAGACCGGCATGTGGCTGGACGAGCATGGTGCCGAGCGGGTGATCGCCGGCAACCTTCAAACCTACAAGGCCGGCATTCCGCTGCGCAAGCTGGCCACCCCGGAGGACATCGCGCACTCGGTGATGTTCCTGCTCTCCGAACAGGCTGGGCATGTGGCGATGAGCGACCTGTATGTGGACGGCGGCGCCACCCTGCGTGGGTGA
- a CDS encoding phosphopantetheine-binding protein, which yields MTATGEVLDLERMRADVARVLECKPAEIGDDDNLIDLDLDSMRMLGLVLAWGNTGLPLEFSQLAEHTTLRQWWGVVQTLQAAQSA from the coding sequence ATGACGGCCACCGGTGAGGTGCTGGATCTGGAGCGGATGCGCGCCGACGTCGCGCGCGTGCTGGAGTGCAAGCCGGCCGAGATCGGTGACGACGATAACCTGATCGACCTGGACCTGGACTCGATGCGCATGCTCGGCCTGGTCCTGGCCTGGGGCAACACCGGCCTGCCGCTGGAGTTCTCACAGCTGGCCGAGCACACCACGCTGCGCCAGTGGTGGGGCGTGGTGCAGACGCTGCAGGCCGCACAGAGCGCATGA
- a CDS encoding enterobactin synthase subunit F: MNAVALATPVALTEAQAGLWFAQRLAPDNPSFNTAHAVWIDGPLDVAAFVAAADQAAVEAEAFALRFAEGDDGQPLQWYDPAHVPRLSVRDVSAEADPAAAARGLMQADRLSPVDPTRDRISQQLLLDLGRQRWVWYLRVHHLAADGYGMALFTDRMCALYAGRTGEPLPGLAGVLADDVAYRADPRRAQAGQWWREHMQGAPAGVGLAGTHAASDDAVRWVQPLDAAFRGQLLQASVRWLQPWPDVLAALSAEYLRRMSAADEVVLGVPYMGRLGNASARVPSMVMNVLPLRVATSEGSVEAFTRALGRQLSQGRKHGRYRGEQLRRDLGLVGAQQRLHGPMVNVQPFYRPLALPGVQATLEVLCTGPVDDLTLGFRGDGQSLLDLEIEANPALYSREDVEAHAARLLHFVSAALQAEDISAVPLATVEEAQQVVHEFNATAHGMPPTTLVELLQQGMDRDPHATALVFGVSTLEHATLEARSFALAAQLRTMDVGPGSVVAVALPRSLELVIALVAVLRAGAAYLPLDLAHPDERLARILASAQPVCVLAAADVAARMAGVPVLAPEQWTALSFATPWADPAPDDAAYVIYTSGSTGEPKGVVVEHRAIVNRLLWMREHYGFKADDRVLQKTPATFDVSVWEFFLPLLCGATLVVAGPDAHRDPTELARLIREHGITTSHFVPSMLDAFLAAPASEGLQLRRVFTSGEALDASSRDRFHARVHAELHNLYGPTEAAVDVSYWPASAQDRSRPVPIGFPVWNTRLYVLDARMQPVPVGVPGDLYLGGVQLARGYLGRDDLTAERFIADPFRAGERIYRTGDVARWRRDGAVEYLGRSDHQVKLRGLRIELGEIEAALRELPGMERVEVLLRQDAPGEVRLVAYLPTALADAVTLRSHLATRVPDYMVPSAFVGVDHWPVTANGKLDRNALPKPPQLEVAGLAPRTPLEQELALLFAQALGREAPVAVDADFFSLGGDSLSAVHLLLAIEQRWRCDLGLGALFAQPTVAALAVRIAEPPALADHALGPVIALAATDAAGPTPLFVLHPAGGIAWNYRTLARALQPARPVYGLQSPALDARQPLPSSIEAMANDYVQRVVALQPKGPVHLVGWSVGGILAQAMAVRLHEVGRDVGELVLLDAYPSECWRAEPEPDPIAALRALLAIAGHDPDAHPELDSRERILGFLRRGGSALGSLPDVVLDGVVRAVTGTNRLIREHIHQPFDGTLVHVRAGRDHQARPQLQSTLWRTHARRVQALELPFLHAELTGRDAVAQLAPWLSARLRQWDEQQEIATCS, translated from the coding sequence ATGAACGCCGTCGCGCTGGCCACGCCGGTGGCATTGACCGAGGCGCAGGCGGGATTGTGGTTCGCACAGCGGCTGGCACCGGACAACCCGTCGTTCAACACGGCACATGCGGTGTGGATCGATGGGCCATTGGATGTGGCTGCGTTCGTCGCAGCGGCAGACCAGGCCGCAGTTGAGGCAGAGGCCTTCGCGCTGCGCTTTGCCGAGGGCGACGACGGTCAGCCCCTGCAGTGGTACGACCCGGCACATGTGCCACGGCTTTCGGTGAGAGATGTTTCCGCCGAAGCGGATCCCGCAGCTGCGGCGCGTGGCCTGATGCAGGCCGACCGGCTGAGCCCGGTGGATCCCACCCGCGACCGGATCAGCCAGCAGCTGCTGCTTGATCTGGGTAGGCAGCGCTGGGTCTGGTACCTGCGTGTGCACCATCTGGCCGCCGACGGCTACGGCATGGCGCTGTTCACGGATCGCATGTGCGCGTTGTATGCCGGCCGTACCGGTGAGCCGCTGCCGGGGCTGGCGGGCGTGCTGGCCGATGACGTCGCCTATCGTGCCGATCCGCGTCGCGCGCAGGCCGGGCAGTGGTGGCGCGAGCACATGCAGGGCGCACCGGCAGGCGTGGGCCTGGCCGGTACGCATGCGGCCAGTGACGACGCGGTGCGCTGGGTGCAGCCGCTCGATGCGGCGTTCCGTGGGCAGCTGCTGCAGGCCTCGGTGCGTTGGCTTCAGCCCTGGCCGGATGTACTGGCCGCGTTGTCAGCCGAGTACCTGCGACGGATGAGCGCCGCCGATGAAGTGGTGCTGGGCGTGCCCTACATGGGACGCCTTGGCAACGCGTCGGCGCGGGTGCCGTCGATGGTGATGAATGTATTGCCGCTGCGCGTGGCCACCAGCGAGGGCAGTGTCGAGGCCTTCACCCGCGCACTGGGCCGGCAGCTCAGCCAGGGTCGCAAGCACGGCCGTTATCGAGGCGAGCAACTGCGCCGGGATCTGGGCCTGGTCGGCGCGCAGCAGCGTCTGCACGGTCCGATGGTGAATGTGCAGCCGTTCTACAGGCCACTGGCCCTGCCAGGCGTACAGGCGACACTGGAGGTGCTGTGCACCGGGCCGGTGGATGACCTGACGCTGGGCTTCCGTGGTGATGGCCAGAGCCTGCTGGATCTGGAGATCGAGGCCAATCCCGCGCTGTACAGTCGCGAGGATGTCGAGGCGCACGCGGCGCGGCTGCTGCATTTCGTGTCCGCGGCACTGCAGGCTGAAGACATCTCGGCCGTGCCGCTGGCCACCGTCGAAGAAGCGCAGCAGGTGGTGCATGAATTCAATGCCACCGCGCACGGGATGCCACCGACCACGTTGGTTGAACTGCTGCAGCAGGGCATGGACCGTGATCCGCACGCAACCGCGCTGGTCTTCGGTGTTTCCACGCTGGAGCATGCAACGCTGGAAGCGCGCAGCTTCGCGCTGGCGGCACAGCTGCGGACAATGGATGTCGGCCCGGGCAGCGTGGTGGCGGTGGCATTGCCGCGCTCGCTGGAGCTGGTGATCGCGCTGGTCGCGGTGCTGCGTGCCGGCGCCGCCTACCTGCCGTTGGACCTTGCCCATCCGGACGAGCGCCTGGCGCGTATTCTCGCCTCGGCACAGCCGGTATGCGTTCTGGCTGCGGCGGACGTAGCGGCACGCATGGCCGGCGTGCCAGTGCTTGCGCCGGAGCAGTGGACTGCGCTGAGTTTTGCCACACCGTGGGCCGATCCGGCACCTGACGATGCGGCCTACGTGATCTATACGTCCGGTTCGACCGGCGAGCCCAAGGGCGTGGTCGTCGAACACCGCGCCATCGTCAACCGCCTGCTGTGGATGCGCGAGCACTATGGATTCAAGGCAGACGACCGCGTGCTGCAGAAGACCCCGGCCACCTTCGACGTCTCGGTCTGGGAGTTCTTCCTGCCGCTGCTGTGCGGAGCCACGCTGGTGGTCGCCGGGCCGGACGCGCATCGCGACCCCACCGAACTGGCGCGGCTGATCCGCGAGCATGGCATCACCACGTCGCATTTCGTGCCATCGATGTTGGATGCCTTCCTCGCTGCACCGGCCTCCGAAGGGCTGCAGCTGCGACGGGTGTTCACCAGTGGCGAGGCGCTGGATGCTTCGTCCCGCGACCGCTTCCACGCGCGTGTGCACGCCGAGCTGCACAACCTGTATGGCCCGACCGAAGCTGCGGTGGACGTCAGCTACTGGCCGGCGTCGGCGCAGGATCGTTCGCGGCCGGTGCCGATCGGGTTCCCGGTCTGGAACACCCGCCTGTACGTGCTGGACGCCCGGATGCAGCCGGTGCCGGTGGGCGTGCCCGGTGACCTGTACCTGGGTGGCGTCCAGCTGGCGCGTGGCTATCTCGGTCGCGATGATCTGACTGCCGAACGTTTCATTGCAGATCCGTTCCGGGCGGGCGAGCGTATCTACCGCACCGGCGACGTAGCCCGTTGGCGCCGCGATGGTGCGGTCGAGTATCTCGGCCGCAGCGACCACCAGGTGAAACTGCGCGGCCTGCGCATCGAACTGGGCGAGATCGAGGCGGCACTGCGCGAGCTGCCTGGCATGGAGCGGGTGGAAGTGCTGCTGCGCCAGGATGCTCCCGGCGAAGTGCGTCTGGTGGCGTATCTGCCGACCGCGCTTGCCGATGCCGTAACGCTGCGCAGCCACCTGGCCACGCGCGTGCCGGACTATATGGTGCCCTCGGCGTTTGTCGGCGTGGACCACTGGCCGGTGACCGCCAACGGCAAGCTCGACCGCAACGCGTTGCCGAAGCCACCGCAACTTGAAGTTGCCGGCTTGGCGCCGCGCACGCCGTTGGAACAGGAGCTGGCGTTGTTGTTCGCCCAGGCGCTTGGGCGTGAGGCGCCGGTGGCAGTGGATGCAGATTTCTTCAGTCTCGGCGGTGATTCGCTGTCGGCGGTGCACCTGCTGCTGGCGATCGAGCAGCGCTGGCGCTGCGATCTGGGTCTGGGTGCATTGTTTGCGCAGCCCACCGTGGCCGCGCTGGCGGTTCGTATTGCCGAGCCTCCCGCGCTGGCCGATCACGCACTGGGGCCGGTGATCGCATTGGCCGCAACCGACGCCGCCGGGCCCACGCCGCTGTTCGTGCTGCATCCGGCCGGGGGGATCGCCTGGAACTACCGCACCCTGGCCCGGGCACTGCAGCCGGCACGCCCGGTGTACGGCCTGCAGTCGCCGGCACTGGACGCCCGGCAGCCGCTGCCGAGCAGCATCGAGGCGATGGCCAACGACTACGTGCAGCGCGTGGTCGCACTACAGCCGAAGGGGCCAGTGCATCTGGTGGGGTGGTCGGTAGGTGGCATCCTCGCCCAGGCGATGGCGGTGCGCCTGCATGAAGTCGGCCGCGACGTCGGCGAGCTGGTGCTGCTGGACGCGTATCCCAGCGAGTGCTGGCGGGCCGAACCGGAACCCGATCCCATCGCTGCATTGCGGGCATTGCTGGCGATTGCCGGCCACGATCCGGATGCGCATCCGGAACTCGACAGCCGTGAACGCATTCTGGGGTTCCTGCGCCGTGGCGGCAGTGCACTCGGCAGCCTGCCGGATGTGGTGCTCGATGGCGTGGTGCGCGCGGTGACCGGCACCAATCGACTGATCCGCGAACATATTCACCAACCGTTCGACGGCACGCTGGTGCACGTCCGTGCTGGTCGGGATCATCAGGCGCGGCCACAGCTGCAATCGACGTTGTGGCGGACCCACGCGCGCAGGGTGCAGGCGCTGGAACTGCCGTTCCTGCACGCCGAACTGACCGGCCGCGATGCGGTGGCGCAGCTGGCGCCGTGGTTGTCGGCGCGGCTGCGCCAATGGGATGAGCAACAGGAGATCGCAACATGCAGTTGA
- a CDS encoding MFS transporter has translation MHARPVVPGLPALVLAALIGTMAMMSFVAVIGPVVRMLGLSEWHAGLSVTAAGVLWMLAARPWGQLSDRIGRKRVLMLAMSAYTVVYIALAVFIDVALQAVPPVLVSVLVLVGARGLIGLFYAAVPPTAAALIADKAPTGQRASFLARLGSANALGMVLGPAAAGWLAYTNLSLALYVAALLPLVALALLAWRLPATPPVAAGNAQRRTPMSRLDRRLRLPQLAAFIAMVSVTIAQVTVGFFAIDRLGLDAAAGARMAGIALTAVGVGLILAQALVMKLDVRPRRWIVLGALISGIGFASVAGVQQAWQLPAAYALAAFGMGFVFPSFQALAADAVEAHEQGAAAGTVAAAQGLGMVAGPMLGTLLYRGGPSLPYLLVGALLLLLCALAAAHRMKETP, from the coding sequence ATGCACGCACGTCCCGTCGTTCCCGGCTTGCCGGCGCTGGTGTTGGCTGCCCTGATCGGCACCATGGCGATGATGTCCTTCGTCGCCGTGATCGGTCCGGTGGTCCGCATGCTTGGCCTGTCCGAGTGGCATGCCGGCCTGTCGGTTACCGCCGCAGGCGTGCTGTGGATGCTGGCTGCACGCCCGTGGGGGCAGCTCAGCGACCGCATCGGCCGCAAACGGGTGTTGATGCTGGCGATGAGTGCCTACACCGTGGTCTACATCGCACTGGCCGTGTTCATCGACGTTGCCCTGCAGGCGGTGCCGCCGGTGCTGGTATCGGTACTGGTGCTGGTGGGCGCGCGCGGCCTGATCGGCCTGTTCTACGCTGCGGTGCCGCCCACCGCTGCGGCGCTGATCGCCGACAAGGCGCCAACTGGACAGCGCGCCAGCTTCCTCGCGCGGCTGGGCAGCGCAAACGCATTGGGCATGGTGCTGGGCCCGGCCGCCGCGGGCTGGCTGGCCTATACGAATCTCTCACTGGCGCTGTATGTGGCTGCACTGCTGCCATTGGTGGCGTTGGCGCTGCTGGCCTGGCGACTGCCGGCGACGCCCCCGGTGGCGGCTGGCAACGCACAGCGTCGCACGCCGATGAGCCGCCTCGACCGGCGCCTGCGCCTGCCGCAGCTGGCCGCCTTCATCGCGATGGTCTCGGTGACCATCGCGCAGGTCACGGTGGGCTTCTTCGCGATCGATCGCCTGGGCCTCGATGCGGCGGCCGGCGCACGCATGGCGGGCATTGCACTCACAGCGGTCGGGGTCGGCCTGATCCTGGCGCAGGCGCTGGTGATGAAGCTGGACGTGCGTCCGCGCCGCTGGATCGTTCTCGGTGCACTGATTTCCGGCATCGGTTTCGCATCGGTGGCAGGCGTTCAGCAGGCCTGGCAGTTGCCAGCGGCGTATGCGCTGGCGGCATTTGGCATGGGTTTCGTGTTCCCCTCGTTCCAGGCACTGGCCGCTGACGCGGTGGAAGCGCACGAGCAGGGGGCTGCCGCTGGCACCGTCGCTGCTGCGCAGGGACTGGGCATGGTGGCCGGGCCGATGCTCGGCACGCTGTTGTATCGCGGCGGGCCGAGCCTGCCTTACCTGCTGGTCGGCGCACTGCTGCTGTTGCTGTGCGCGCTGGCCGCAGCGCATCGGATGAAGGAGACCCCATGA
- a CDS encoding isochorismate synthase, with protein sequence MNDSLMQGAWPEAAPAPLDSTDDASLFLLQHAGQHVHARGCRAALPAGALATLAVRVAGFFAQQRGGPGLLVGAVPFEPRADDALFQPERLLPALPLQPQAAPPMDGALLAEPVPQDYAAAVAAAVQALRAPEQNLHKVVLARSLLARTRQALSPDVLLARLGADPSVATYAVPLPVEPGQAPAWLVGATPELLLRKRGAELLSHPLAGSARRSADAAEDERAAQALLASTKDHDEHRHVVEAIVDGLAPYCSHVDAQPRPVLHATASMWHLGTRIHATLKDPQTSAAELLARLHPTPAVCGTPQLAALQRIRKLEPVPRGFYAGAVGWLDAQGDGDWYVAIRCARLQGTQLRLYAGAGIVADSQPEAEVAETAAKFAALLNALGVHEPAPAIEPAA encoded by the coding sequence ATGAACGATTCCCTGATGCAGGGCGCGTGGCCGGAGGCTGCGCCAGCGCCGCTGGACAGCACCGACGACGCGTCGCTGTTCCTGCTGCAGCATGCTGGCCAGCACGTGCACGCACGCGGCTGCCGCGCCGCGCTGCCGGCCGGCGCACTGGCAACGTTGGCAGTGCGCGTTGCGGGCTTCTTCGCGCAGCAGCGCGGTGGACCGGGCCTGCTGGTCGGTGCGGTGCCATTCGAGCCGCGTGCCGACGACGCGCTTTTCCAGCCCGAGCGCCTGCTGCCTGCACTGCCATTGCAGCCGCAGGCCGCGCCGCCGATGGACGGCGCCCTGCTGGCCGAGCCTGTGCCGCAGGACTATGCCGCTGCAGTCGCTGCGGCAGTGCAGGCCTTGCGTGCGCCCGAGCAGAACCTGCACAAGGTGGTGCTGGCGCGCAGCCTGCTGGCCCGCACCCGCCAGGCACTGTCTCCGGATGTGCTGCTGGCACGCCTTGGTGCGGATCCCTCGGTGGCAACCTACGCTGTGCCGTTACCGGTGGAGCCGGGTCAGGCGCCAGCCTGGCTGGTGGGGGCAACCCCGGAGCTGCTGCTGCGCAAGCGTGGCGCCGAGCTGCTGTCGCACCCGCTGGCGGGCTCCGCCCGGCGCAGCGCCGATGCCGCAGAGGACGAGCGTGCCGCGCAGGCGCTGCTGGCCTCGACCAAGGACCATGACGAGCATCGCCATGTGGTCGAGGCCATCGTCGATGGCCTGGCGCCGTACTGCAGCCACGTCGATGCACAGCCGCGCCCGGTGCTGCATGCCACTGCCAGCATGTGGCACCTCGGTACCCGCATCCACGCCACCCTGAAGGATCCGCAGACGTCCGCCGCCGAACTGCTGGCCCGGCTGCACCCCACGCCAGCGGTCTGCGGGACGCCGCAGCTGGCGGCGCTGCAACGCATTCGCAAGCTGGAGCCGGTGCCACGCGGCTTCTATGCAGGGGCGGTGGGTTGGTTGGATGCACAAGGTGATGGCGACTGGTACGTGGCGATCCGCTGTGCGCGACTGCAGGGCACGCAGCTGCGCCTGTACGCCGGTGCAGGCATCGTCGCCGACTCGCAACCCGAGGCAGAGGTTGCCGAAACCGCAGCCAAGTTCGCTGCCCTGTTGAATGCGCTCGGCGTCCATGAGCCGGCGCCCGCCATCGAGCCTGCTGCATGA